The sequence CGTGTTTGAAGTAATTCCTCCGTAACCTCGTGATTATCGTAACCCAGATGAGATTAGGCACCACTCGCTAGCTAGCTTTAAGTAACGGTTGAGGCAGTTTCATTTTGTTTGGgtgaggagaaaaaaaaatattaaagttggtttcttttctttcaagtggttgtttgtttgtacatcgctcttttttttttttcttcttccattgtTTGTTTcctgagaaaatttaattatttctcttttttttttttttctttccccaaATGTGATACTGATCCGTGCATGTTTGCTTCTTCAGATTTATCACAAGCAGACAAAAACAAGAGTTCCCTCTATAGGCTGAAACGTCTTTTTAAGCAAGTACAAATATGGCTCCAGCTAGTAATTGGTTATCCTTCTCTTTAATGTCTCCCATGGAAATGCTCAGGTCCTCTGAGTCTGAATCTCCCTTTGTTCCCTATGACACATCCTCCACCGCCTCTCCTCACTACTTCCTTGATAACTTCTATGCCAACGGTAAACgggttctctctctttttttcaatCGAGTTTTCTGTatgctctgtttggttgctgagaaaattcCACTGAAAATGCTTGTGCTTATGTATTCAGTCAGCTAGAAACAGAGCTTGAGCTTAGTTTGATTATttatattctttctttctcttctttctggGTAATCGCCGACTCAAATCTTACTGGGTCAGGTGAAAATCCCAAAACCTTCTCTTCCGTTTGGTTGATAGAGGAGGTGAATCGgagaaaaatacaagaaatttcttttttgtttgagcTGAAAATAAATGCTTTATCTCAACTGCATGTGCGTAATAatcaaagtttttgttttttaattttttttttcatctttttctcaAAGGCTGGACGAACCCCAAGTCCCAAGGGTTTTTTGCAGACGGTGAAGATCACAACAACCCGAGCAAACAAGGCCACGCCGATTCACCCAATCTCACCAGCTTCATCGACCCACAGAGCCATCACCAACCTATTCCAAAGCTGGAGGACTTTCTAGGCGATTCGTCATCGATGGTGCGCTATTCCGATAGCCAAACAGAGACCCAAGACTCGTCGTCCCTGACCCACATGTACGACCAGAGCTCGGCCTATTTTGGCGACCATCAGCAGCAGCAAGATCTCAAGGCGATTACTGGGTTTCAGGCCTTTTCGACGAACTCGGGCTCGGAAGTGGAGGACTCGGCGACCATGGCCCGGACGACTCAGCTCGCTGGCGGCGATTTCACGGGTCATTCTATTGAGTCGAACGGGAACGAGTTGGGAGGCGGGTTCTCTAGCTGTGGCACAAATGCTCTGTCGCTTGGGGTCAACACCCAGAGCTCTTCTCAGTCTAAAGCCATTGTTCCCGCGGACAGCGACGGCTCTAAGAAGATCGCTGATACTTTTGGCCAGAGGACTTCAATTTACAGAGGGGTCACTAGGtaattaattttctcttttttttgttgttgttgttgtttttttcaatttatttttttgggttcctttcaaattttaatgtTCATGATCCATTTGGGTTTTATGGCTGTTTTTGGTGAAACTAGTATgagattaattaatttttctcaaaatgggatttgattaatttttattttaatatcaaTGCATGCATCTAGTTGGATTAATTAAGAGTATTGGGTATTGGGCATTTTGACCACCCAGTGTGTTAAAATTGTGGTGTTTGAGGATTTGActgattaatttaattgaaaagtATGATGCATCATCACTCTTGTCTGGAAGAAGGTCATATTCGTATCTGCAGTACAGGTCTCTGACTGTATCTTTGTATTTGCTACAGACACCGGTGGACGGGTAGATATGAAGCGCATCTATGGGATAACAGCTGTAGAAGAGAGGGTCAGGCCAGGAAAGGGCGGCAAGGTCCttactcactctctctctctctatatatatatgtatatatatctctgCTTCAATTTCTGCATTATGCACAGTATAAAGCATGTATAATTACGTACATGTATACACATATAATCCATAGAGATTGTACTGTAGCACTGAAAAGAAGCTTGCATGCAATACAAAGGCAAAGCCCAATTAATGTGGGGGAAGGGCTGTGGATttctggtggtggtgggggaCACTTGAACCTCCTTTTTCATTAGTCTCACATGATTGATTGATGGTATCTGTGTACAATTGgtacttttatattttctgttcAGATgggttttctcttctttcttgctcagttttttatttattcatttatttctttctttctttcaatcaGTTTTGATTTGATCAGATGTGCCGCCATTTTGTCCATGTGGGATTTTAATTTGCCTTGCTTTGTTGTCTGTCCCTTTGCCCTCGGTTTTTCTTTCCATCTCAACTGGCTCTGTATAAAATGTACCACTCATTTGTGAATTGACACGACCCACACCTACACCCCTCCTCCTCTCCTCACACCTTGAATTTGCAGACCTCAATGACTCTCTGATATCTTCTGACCTCAAATGCTttaacttttgcttttgctttcaTCCCACTGTACAAGTTTAGGTTTGACCAAAGCACCACCcacttgaatttttattatataaaacatGGCTTCCTTTATTTTAGCCGAAACATGTTGACAGTGACTCTCCTGGACTGTAGCCTGGTAAAGTGCGAGCTAGATTCTGGTCCATAGTCCATACACACACATGAAACCTCATACTCTCATACGCGGTTTGTGCCCATGACTTGTGTTGTGTgggaataaaaaagaaagagttgaATAAATGTTGGCTTCTAACTAAAATaagcccaaaaagaaaaagtgaagtGGTGATTGCGACAATCCATATTAGACTAAGCTATCAACATGCAAATCACATgcatcttttttgtttcataaattataatagatgCTAGTCTACGTAGCaggaaattttgatttctatGTCTGCTGCTGATGATTTCTTATTTACCTTTTGCATAAAATCTGGGATTTGGTTATCTGCCTGTCCTTCAACATCTGATCCTGTTTCTACAGTTTACTTGGGTAAGATTCTAACTAGTTTACTTTTCCTTGAAACACAAATTTaaagtaatttttatttatttattaaccTTCTGTAATTTTCAGGTGGATATGACAAGGAAGATAAGGCAGCAAGGGCTTATGATTTGGCTGCTCTGAAATACTGGGGTCCTACTGCAACTACCAACTTTCCAGTAATACacataaacaaattataattCTATTGACTATCCCTTTGTTTCTGCATGTAAagcaatatgacatagaacATGAACATG comes from Prunus dulcis chromosome 6, ALMONDv2, whole genome shotgun sequence and encodes:
- the LOC117632602 gene encoding AP2-like ethylene-responsive transcription factor AIL6 → MAPASNWLSFSLMSPMEMLRSSESESPFVPYDTSSTASPHYFLDNFYANGWTNPKSQGFFADGEDHNNPSKQGHADSPNLTSFIDPQSHHQPIPKLEDFLGDSSSMVRYSDSQTETQDSSSLTHMYDQSSAYFGDHQQQQDLKAITGFQAFSTNSGSEVEDSATMARTTQLAGGDFTGHSIESNGNELGGGFSSCGTNALSLGVNTQSSSQSKAIVPADSDGSKKIADTFGQRTSIYRGVTRHRWTGRYEAHLWDNSCRREGQARKGRQVYLGGYDKEDKAARAYDLAALKYWGPTATTNFPVSTYSKELEDMKHVTKQEFIASLRRKSSGFSRGASIYRGVTRHHQQGRWQARIGRVAGNKDLYLGTFATEEEAAEAYDIAAIKFRGINAVTNFEMNRYDVEAIGKSSLPVGGAAKRLKLSLEAEEQKPSVNHDQQRPQCSSGSNNINFTSMQPAVQSIPCGIPYDAAAATAYYHHNLFQQFQPNYYGACDSAGSTPNIATQMTMMPQQPAEFYIWPHHQSN